The Natrinema sp. HArc-T2 genome has a segment encoding these proteins:
- a CDS encoding DUF123 domain-containing protein gives MSGTYVLVIAVPQTMSVDVGALGERTFEAGTYAYIGSAFGPGGFSRVDRHRELAAGERDTRHWHIDYLLGQSATTLETAITFPDADRECELATQLPGTPVDDFGASDCDCAGHLLATPDAETVREATVDAGGVIDGKR, from the coding sequence ATGAGCGGCACGTACGTCCTCGTGATTGCTGTCCCCCAGACGATGAGTGTCGATGTTGGTGCGCTCGGCGAGCGCACGTTCGAGGCCGGCACGTATGCCTACATCGGCAGCGCGTTCGGCCCCGGCGGCTTCAGTCGCGTCGATCGCCACCGCGAACTCGCCGCGGGCGAGCGCGACACCCGCCACTGGCATATCGACTACCTGCTCGGCCAGTCGGCAACGACCCTCGAGACCGCGATCACCTTCCCGGACGCCGATCGGGAGTGTGAACTGGCCACGCAGTTACCGGGCACGCCGGTCGACGACTTTGGGGCCTCGGACTGTGACTGCGCGGGGCACTTGCTCGCCACGCCGGACGCCGAGACCGTCCGTGAGGCGACAGTCGACGCTGGCGGTGTCATCGATGGGAAACGGTGA
- a CDS encoding peroxidase-related enzyme (This protein belongs to a clade of uncharacterized proteins related to peroxidases such as the alkylhydroperoxidase AhpD.), with amino-acid sequence MTDTDSETSTDPTLDDDAMDRFPVPEFEDLPADLQERISEETESAGFTPNVFSAFAYKPSHFRAFFEYHDALVEDTALAREEIEMIVVAVSGVNHCYYCNVSHGALVRLYGDDPTLADQLIANYRTADINEAHRTMLDVAVKLTERPTEVEPADLEALREAGFSEEAIWDIGAVTAFYNLSNRMAMFAEMRPNDEFHTLGR; translated from the coding sequence ATGACCGATACGGATTCCGAGACCAGTACCGACCCGACCCTCGACGACGACGCGATGGACCGATTCCCGGTTCCCGAATTCGAGGACCTCCCTGCGGACCTTCAGGAGCGGATCTCGGAGGAAACCGAGAGCGCCGGCTTCACGCCGAACGTGTTCTCGGCGTTCGCGTACAAACCATCTCACTTCCGGGCCTTCTTCGAGTATCACGACGCGCTCGTCGAGGACACTGCCTTAGCGCGCGAGGAGATCGAGATGATCGTCGTCGCCGTCTCTGGCGTCAATCACTGTTACTACTGCAACGTCTCCCACGGCGCGCTCGTCCGTCTCTACGGCGATGATCCGACGCTTGCAGACCAGTTGATCGCGAACTATCGAACCGCAGACATCAACGAGGCCCACCGGACGATGCTCGACGTCGCCGTCAAACTCACCGAGCGCCCGACCGAGGTCGAACCCGCGGATCTCGAGGCGCTGCGCGAGGCTGGCTTCAGCGAGGAAGCGATCTGGGACATCGGGGCCGTCACCGCCTTCTACAACCTCAGCAATCGGATGGCGATGTTCGCGGAGATGCGCCCGAACGACGAGTTCCACACGCTCGGTCGGTAA
- a CDS encoding RAD55 family ATPase has protein sequence MSDQRWTEPTAEYPLECDHCHYPIPNEPVASEDGRYCSIACREAAADGATLPEPEAYKRVVTGVEPIDSLVPNGIPADSFLLLAGDEGTSRAELGIELVWRALERGEPAVVVSLANPPTATLERFYQNGWNVLPALENDRLRLIDCYTHRLDDRDGFSEQRTEWPTFIGEAAADAIVEVRDPSDRREVTHSLTGALDDLEMSETGLVTIDSLDELERIFQDRQVHDFVEEIRATVCKARFVPIIAAASTADEDSPESEYVFDGIIDLRLTDQRPSNTRRKQLAIRKLIGAQFLPQWISYDHEPARGLFASSPNAGTQQGYDLGNERSQPDRL, from the coding sequence ATGTCTGACCAACGCTGGACGGAACCCACAGCCGAGTATCCACTCGAGTGCGACCACTGTCACTATCCGATTCCAAACGAGCCCGTGGCGAGCGAGGATGGCCGCTACTGTTCGATCGCTTGCCGCGAGGCCGCTGCCGACGGCGCGACGCTGCCTGAGCCAGAGGCCTACAAGCGGGTCGTGACGGGGGTCGAACCGATCGACTCGCTCGTTCCCAACGGCATCCCCGCCGACTCGTTTCTCCTGCTCGCGGGCGACGAGGGAACCAGCCGGGCCGAACTCGGGATCGAACTCGTCTGGCGCGCCCTCGAACGTGGCGAGCCCGCCGTCGTCGTCTCGCTCGCCAATCCGCCGACGGCGACGCTCGAGCGCTTCTATCAGAACGGCTGGAACGTCCTGCCGGCACTCGAGAACGACCGGCTGCGGCTCATCGACTGCTATACGCACCGCCTCGACGACCGAGACGGGTTCAGCGAACAGCGCACCGAGTGGCCGACGTTCATCGGCGAGGCGGCTGCAGACGCGATCGTCGAGGTACGTGACCCGAGCGACCGCCGCGAGGTGACCCACAGCCTGACCGGCGCGCTCGACGACCTCGAGATGAGCGAGACCGGGCTGGTTACGATCGACTCGCTGGACGAACTCGAGCGGATCTTTCAGGATAGACAGGTCCACGACTTCGTCGAAGAGATCCGTGCGACGGTGTGTAAAGCGCGGTTCGTCCCGATCATCGCCGCCGCGTCGACGGCCGACGAGGATAGCCCCGAGTCCGAGTACGTGTTCGATGGGATCATCGACCTTCGATTGACGGATCAACGCCCGTCGAACACGCGACGCAAACAGCTCGCCATCCGGAAGTTGATCGGTGCCCAGTTTCTCCCCCAGTGGATTTCGTACGATCACGAACCGGCCCGCGGGCTGTTCGCGTCCAGTCCGAACGCGGGCACACAGCAGGGGTACGATCTCGGAAACGAGCGGTCACAGCCCGACCGGCTCTGA